The following coding sequences are from one Arthrobacter sp. PvP023 window:
- the groES gene encoding co-chaperone GroES: protein MSVSIKPLEDRIVVRPLEAEQTTASGLVIPDSAQEKPQEGEVVAVGPGRFEDGNRVPVDVAVGDVVIYSKYGGTEVKTGGTEYLVLSARDVLAIVVK from the coding sequence GTGTCGGTCTCTATTAAGCCTCTTGAGGATCGTATTGTTGTCCGCCCGCTCGAAGCAGAGCAGACCACGGCTTCCGGCCTGGTTATCCCGGACTCCGCGCAGGAGAAGCCGCAGGAAGGCGAAGTTGTTGCAGTCGGCCCCGGCCGCTTTGAAGATGGCAACCGCGTTCCGGTCGACGTAGCCGTTGGCGACGTCGTTATCTACTCCAAGTACGGCGGAACCGAAGTCAAGACCGGCGGCACCGAGTACCTCGTGCTGTCCGCCCGCGACGTTCTGGCGATCGTCGTAAAGTAA